The following nucleotide sequence is from Coffea eugenioides isolate CCC68of chromosome 3, Ceug_1.0, whole genome shotgun sequence.
GCTAATTAGTAGATGGATGATTAAACTTGTATGGGATTTATTAGCTGTGTTTAAGCCAGAATTTGAAGGGAAAacaaaatctgctgcatgcaagtTGTCCGAAAATTAGCTGAACAggttctggattttttttttttatgaacgtTGCTGGTGTTTGACTCTGTTTTGGACTAGAATGGATAACAATTCCATTTATTAGGTAtgcatgttggttttgagtgCATAATCTAGCGATTTAGCCGAGTGAAAActtgatgatttgaagaaaaagaaatctgtTATGCATAAGAATTTGGGACAGCCGAGAGCTTGACTTGAAtaatgcagctttaattttgtttccctgaggcaatctgagcttataaatgtgattaactaacttaagacaagatgattaagctttgcatgcagctcattagctcggttaagcaagaaataaaaatgaacaaaaaaaaatctgctgcatgcaagatcatccgagaatagccgaatgaatttctggatttgtggatgtttatagttgctgtccgaacttgatctgaactagaaatgatagtaatttcattaagtagccttgcatgttagttttgggtacttaacacaatgatttaaccgaggtaaattcggatttaagaccaaccaagtacctgctggaaaatgcatattcATTTTGCTGCACCAGAAATTTACGGTTGTGTCTTGCTATTTTCTTCCATTGCGGTTCCAAACTTTTGCTATTTTTGTTAGATAGTAATTCCAGCCTTGACCGAAAGTTGTAGTTTGTATGCATGAGAAGCTTAACAGGATTTTGAGCATGGGTTTGTGATTCGAAATGCTTGAGTGCAGCTTCCATGCGAACTGCCTAAGCTCAAAAGATTTGTTTGCTGAAGTTTCAAACCTTTGATGTTTtgctaatttttctgtttgaatGAAGTTGCTATTTTTTCTGTTTGTCTGAATAAAGTTGCTAAGTTTTCTGTTTGTTGGGTCTGAATGAAATTGGTTGGTTTGGAAAATTTGATCACGGTTGTGATTAAGAAGCTTGAGCTTGAGAAGAAAGTGCAGCAATCTTCGGTTGCTAGAGTATGTGAagtaattgcagaaacttgttTCATGGCTATTGCATAGAACTTGCATGTTTTTTCCTTCTAAGTTTTCTGCCTGCTTGGATGATGGTAATGATGTGGTTTGTTGCTCAGTTCATACACCATATGCATGCCCAAGCCAAAATTCTGGTATTCAGCCTATGTTGATGAGATGATAAGagagtttttgtttcttttttttctgcaTGCATTTTCCAGAATCTTGTATGATGTCTTCCCAAGTTTCTCTGGTCATTTGAATTGTGGTCACTAGATAGTTTGTTGCTGGGTTTAGAGTCGTGATGCTGGGCTAAAAAGTATTTGATCAAGGTTGTGCAtttgaatcaaaaatctggttCGCATGAATAGAAAGCTGCGGCTGGAAATTGCAGCAAACTTGGAAAGCTTAGgaagcaaattgaaaaaaaaagcttgctgcactctttcttcttttgctgttttggtCTTCATTCTATCCTTGATCAGCTCCATCTTTTTGATTCAATCATGCAATGAAGTTGTATGTTTAGTTGATGACGGATAGGTTGAATTTTGGTATGAATAAACCTGTTTGACATGCTGAAATGAATAGAGGGCTGCGGCTGGAGGGTTGCAGCAGTTTTCTTGTCATCAAAAGCTTTTCCAGACTTTTTGCATGAGATTTTTCTAAATGCTCCTCCTGTTTAGATGATGGTGATTGTGTAGTTAGACGCTTAGTTCAAAGCCTTCACATTTGGGTTTGAGACCTTAACTTAAAAGCAAGTTGTGTGTGCTGTTTCTCTTGTTGAAGTTTCGAGTTGCTAATGGTTTGACAAGAGATGTTGCAGAAAAATTTGTAAAACTTTGCATGAGGCTGCTTGAGCTGTTCAAATTTTTGCATGCTTGTTGTCCGATTTTGGGTGTTTAAGCCTACAAGCTTCATGATGCAAAGTGAGAGAATTGTGTGAtagttgtgtttggatttggcTATGTTCGAAGGCTGTCTTTGTAAAATGCTGGGTTGCCGAAAGCTTTcagcagaaatttctgctgcaGAATGTTGTTTCTCATGTTGTTCTTCACGTAGattgcatgaacttgcatggaaattttctaaaattgcacTCCCACCCCTTGACTTCTATCTAATGCATCCatggcccaattaattggaaaacttaattaattttgtcctcCTAACATGCCATTCCCTCTTTAattcatcttgatttattttgggTAGATACTTAAAGAGTTGTAGAATGAATTTGAAGggtctaataatttctttttcctagacttgtagttaatttgattttttttgattctttggcatttggttgtttagctactagtaaattgctcctcgtttaccttttgtgaattttctagtttgatttggtaagtttcaccttagattcttaattttattttatgtttttagtcccttagtgtttataataataataaattggccctttagacctctttaattctttcaatggggtctttgtttgtcttaattggttaagtacgagtagtttactttccttggaatgcTTCGAGTAATTCAATTTGACGTCGGTTtccattttctttgatttatttgataatttaagtggtaccttgacctttttattattttggagggtaaattaataacttcacctcattagggcgtcaactcaagggaggtacactctatccctcatttgcacttcatttgaccctgcgtgctcctatgtgttatgtgaatatgcatgtctactttgctttcttagCCTTTCCTTGattccttttatttatgtcatttactttcgCTTTTTacttaagttattctttatggggtatgtgtacacctcttggcttgtaatagatagggcttggaggagcattcaatgaagacctatcgaagacgtatgcctagctagcaaatgtaatagttagggctttaattgtcttatgtgtcttgcatgcttagttgttacgtgttaatttgctttattagggccttgcatctagtcgagcatgctaagtgttatgagCTATGTGcttacgagtgtttggcatgtctactcgctttccatggccatgaaagaatgtgatgaatgaatgaacgtttccactagtccaacgctagtcggaattcatagaatgggctagtccaatgctagactcttaggaatttcccctcgttagtacatgtttgcatgttcattacatgtcatgcatttttcttagttttatcatttcgCATGCCCCTCTAATCCCTTCCCTCTCAATTTaggttttgcatttcatgctagtttataagggttcatttgcttgagaatccccttaaatatgggatatagacgagtgtggctttttataagccttagcacgcttgtattccctctataaaagggcaaattgagtcacgatttaggtctccccgtacccaatatgcacgaattccctaggctcatgcatttttaaatccactctaccattttataccctcatcacactttcatttttcctcccattttgcacacgagcacctttgtgtttcttcacttgcacacgaacactcttatcatcacttgcacacatgcacttcatattatcatttcacataccgtaccttgcccactcacgtgcacattttcctttacatttttattgtttattattactttttcaaactcatgtcctcacattgcatacatgcattccattcatttgcatcccactcgcattattcgtgacttcttcaaaggatcgttattgggcttcacaattaatgtgattggtaccactcaacctttgaagagaaatttccccaatacccctaggtctagggtttgcattcatgtagtgcatccaaatgtaataaattctttggttaaaacaagaaaatctttgattaaatcatgcaactagccttggctaggtcaaaggggtgccttggattttatccttgccttcccctttgtcaaatgtgactcccgaacctttttctttggtttacgtagactaggagtcgtttaaaaagggtttctcactactttttcctatttttttaaaaaaaaatacattttttaggtgacttggtacaccttaactcattaccaagtggcgactccgtatttagttttaaaaaccctttttaaactataattttgggtcaaatcgtcgcattctcaaacccccatttagacccatttttcttttaaatcacaattcattttccaatcacaaattgaatcaaaaaatacatttttaaaccatttatttatttatcaaaaaatggggcgcgacaacagGTTCACAACGTAGAAGAGCGAATGACGAACATCACCCGCCAAGTGGCAAGGATGTCTCAGAACTCGGCTCCCCTCCATTGTTCCCTCCTATCCCTTAGCTGTTCAACAGGGAAGTTTCATTGTTCTCTTCGCTTTCATTACTTTAttacctccattgaggacaatgtaggatttaggtgtggggggagcagttgtgatttttggtgttttcgttcattttctttttcttctttttagcgATTAGCTCGTAAGTGCATGccaaggtttgatgttggattattgCATCTATTTCTACTATTgccaattttaataataaaagggtatcaagttaatgtggttgaatccaaaaatatctctttgatgaatatcgatgattgttttactcttataatttttggttaactttcctaggcatagggaatgattattggcattttcatgtgaatcggtccggttattaactttagttctccatgtttgaaaatgaggctagctgatgcaagttttctttttggttcttgtgttatattgagtttttgtgatttttaactATAAATAAatttgactgtactccgctattagttactactgaaTAACCGGagatctgcacctaaaagtgtcgattctcgtgtcaaaaagtagtaattgctatgagtacgtggtcacgtggcgatagaagttgagtaaccgggctccttcatctggccaatgttggagttcgcgtcaaaaggctcaaatggctagcgactaagtcttttgttactattaaaaaaaagaataaaaaaaaagagagagaaaagtagaaaaaaaatgtgaaaaaaaagtgaaggttgtgttagtgtgtaataaaagtcagcttgccgaattatggatttaatgttgagattttggttaatagttggaccattgctgataaatgttatgcgtcattcctttttcttagattagttaacctgaaattggaggagtttgtggtttagaagctaaccggagtgatgtttcttggatcttgaccattgatgcttgattattatttttcttggtatcttggcaatttggtagATAGAGCAATGACcattatcaaattttggtgtctgtATACTTtccccatgcttgagggcaagcatgattcaggtgtggggggaattgatagggtataatttgttagtaaatttattattgatttccccttctatccctgacaaatattgtgttaattgctgatatttactcatatttggtatttggaatcaatttcaggagtgaagcagaaaattaccaaaaaggagggacttgtatggaaaaatgcagacttctaagggcttcaacctttgggtccttgaattggtggggaccacaagctttgtcatttgggcttttcaaagaaagcaacgtagagagacttggaacaacaagtactttggaggctttgtccacatgtgcggggaccacggataagaagcatgagtcatttggactctaggaaaagaaacgtacaagactttgaatttggtgtggggaccactagagatagcattagacttccttttggctttaaaaaggggaAAACGTACGGGAGATAAggaatcaatagttttagtttaggcttttagcatagttttagttttcttttcttagctctttcgcatggttgttctccattaatggaggactaacctcttaattctagtcaaggggacaactgaagacttggttcaacaattactgtgagatcgaatttattttaattgtttcctccatttattggtattcatatgtttcctgcttttaactgttatagctcttgtgtatgattgattagtgcgcaataattaattattcatataggctattttgctaaatagaggtaattgaatccgtaattgttcgttatctctatcttagtagcaactggcgtaattggatttatgtcaggggagcatacgatctagtttaaacaaaccctcgtagcgtgtttgttagttaggattgggtctttctaattattaatgcaatctagaaattaaatcctacggtcgtacctagggttgtttttgggttagagaaatagttaacggtcgtaccttaactatcgagaaattaaggaaaggttggttgtttatcgcgtgcatgacaactataactaatctattaataaatgtggaattatctgtgaatcaatgatcagtgcctgaaccatttctgaagtgtacccttggctagagttttcccttaattatttctcttaatcaattattttctgcagttaatttatttagttagcatttaatccaaaaccccctatactttgaattctagaagaaacgaattatccccagtccctgtggattcgaccctactcaccgctatatacaaaatctgtatttttctcgagtaggtatttattattgcacaggttcggcacctgtcaatgaaatcaaataaatatatacatgagtttaaaaaaaaattgttaattttaaacccacacacatacacacacacatatatatatatatatatattaattgaATAACATGCGTATAATTACAATTAGtctgtttaggtgaaatcaaataaagatataTTATATGCTATTCGTAATATTcaggtgaaattaaatagatatatacatattttaaaaaaaaactattcacACACAAGATTAACAAGGGATGAAAAAATCCATTTTGTGAAACATGAGAAACAGaataatttattttgtgacATATGAGAGACTATGGATCGGATTATGTAGAATTTGATGTAACAATTTTACCTTTAAAAATAATCACGTACAGGCATGTGATGGATTCCAATAAAAAATTAGTTAGAAATCTAGataggaattaaatttgacccttataaatttataagggacgtaaaattatatttttcaaaataagaaACGAAAAAGTTAGGCCTTGTTggattgaattttttgaatattttagaaaaaaattactataacgatttaatatatatgagataagAAGGTAATTAAAAAAGATATTAATGAAAAACGTAgcaatgtttgaaaaatgtaAAACGATTTTCCATTCATTAAATCGAGAAAGTGGCAAAAGGAGCCATCCGCCTCCGATACAAAAGAAGGGGACCCACCAGAACGACTGGCGCCAAATCATATCCGTTTCAGATTACATTATCGTCATCGTCATCATCACCAACGAGACAGCTTCACCTTTTAACTAGCACACTGGACTCTATCTCCGGCCGGCGGCCAACTTGATACTGACCCCTAAAATGGCTTTCTCCTCAGCCCTTTTCTCCCCTGTCTCTTTCACCCCGAACCCCACCCTAAACCCCACCAAACCTCACCGAAAATCCTTCACATTTGCTGCCATTCCGCCACTATCCACGGCAACCGACGTTGTCTCGATGGCTCCTACCTTAGACGGAACCACAGTCGCCGTCATTGGTGGCGGGTCAGTGGCAGCACTTGCTGCGGTGCTCTCTCTGGCTGACCCGGAACGGCGGCGGAGAATGCAGGCGGAGGAGGTTGGCGGTGGGGATAAGGAGGTGGTTAAGGAGTACTTTAACAATAATGGGTTTCAGAGGTGGAAGAAGATTTATGGGGATACGGACGATGTGACTAAGGTTCAATTGGATATTCGAATTGGGCATTCCAAAACAGTGGAAAATGCTTTGAAAATGTTGAAGGATGAAGGGTCTTTGCGGGGAGTTACTGTTTGTGATGCCGGATGTGGGACCGGGTCGCTGGCTATTCCCTTGGCGAAGGAAGGGGCCGTTGTTTTGGCTAGCGATATTTCGGCTGCTATGGTTGCTGAAGCTCAGAAGCAGGCGAGCCTTACTGCTAATCATCTTGCTAATTGGTTAATTGCATTGATCAGCTAAAGCAACTACTATTTTTTCCCCTATTTCTTGGGGGCATGCTTTACAATTTCTTTTTCCAGTTTTTTCGTAAAAATTCAGTAAAAATGCGTTCTTTGGCGATAATTAGCTGCTTAAAATGCTAACAATGAGTAGTCATCTTGATGAAATGCTGAAATTTTTATAACCAATTAAAAAGAGtggaaaagaatgaaagaaaaagggGTCCGGAATAGGGTAAATACACATCCCTAAGTCCTAAAATTGTGCCTTGTGCTAATCATGATtcttttttatataattatagAATATGTATATTTTCCTCTCTAGTCTCTTCTCTCTATCCGATGTTCCCTATTACTGGCTACAGTAACTTAAATCAACAATGCCACCTGTCTATAGTTTACTCATGTAGTCCTTTGGTTTAGTTATAGACCCCAAAAGATTTCACTATAAACTATCCAATCGACAAGACGCTGTACAGATAAAatgtcccccccccccccccctttttttttttttaaaaaaaaaggcagtCCTATTTGCTAACACTTGGAAGAATAATCTTCAATTGTCTAATTAAGTAAAACTCTTACCTCCATACTAGTGTATGGTACAGGCGGAAGCAGAGCTGTTGAAAGGTAAAGATGAGGTATCACCCGCACCAGTTATGCCAAAATTTGAAGTGAAGGACTTAGAAAGCTTAGATGGCAAGTATGACACGGTAGTCTGCTTAGATGTTTTGATACATTATCCACAAAGTAAGGCAGACGCCATGATTGCTCATCTTGCTTCGTTAGCCAAGAATCGGTTGATTCTTAGTTTTGCTCCCAAGACATTTTACTATGATCTGTTGAAGAGAATTGGAGAATTGTTCCCTGGACCATCAAAGGCTACAAGGGCATATCTACATGCAGAGGCTGATGTCGAGAGGGCTTTGCAGAAAGTTGGCTGGAAAATAAGGAAGAGAGGTTTAGTTACAAcacaattttattttgcaaagCTTGTGGAGGCTGTTCCTGCCTAGTGCATAACAAGAGGTTAGAGCTGAATTTTTGCCTTCTTCCTCTTCTGAACGGCTAGATATTAGGAGACTCCCAGAAGTTTTTTAGAGCTCTAATTTCCATATGTTGTTTGTCTCTTTTTGTTTCCTCCTAGACCATGTATATTAGATTTGATGATCAGGTATCAACTGTAACTTCAACAATTTTTGTTTGTTAAAGCATTGGACTATAATTGAATGTAGATGTCATCACTTGGTGATTTGAAGCTGTATATACGTTTGCATTTTCTTTAGTATGGTTTTTGACATCAAAATAATGCTTGATTCTGGTTCCCCTTTCGTGGTTTGTTATTTTCCGCAGGAAGATGAAGACGAAGTGACAATGACCTAatattagaggtggcaaaatgggcgggatgggcgggatttgcttggatttgtgatggaaccgagtcatatgggtttgggcccaaccttacccatatgtattttgggactaacttgggcgggatcactttgggatgggtttagattgatcccgcccaatacccaaatctattttctacatattttttttcctttaattcatttttattttttatataattttaatatttttgatttattaatttttttttagttttattaaataaacatgcaagtgctttatactcaagattcccataaaaaattggattaacaaataaaggaaaaaatagatatacagtcatattccaacatatatcaagatgacCAAGGTACTTaaggtgttgaatatttatcatCATCATTGTCCAAAAATGACAGgtctaaattgactgaaatgttgaaaatttttgtggataatgactaggaaaactactagattatattctctagtatggctataaaaattgttaaagataatttttgaatctaagactccgtttggattggctattttttcaaaaaataagtttttcaaatacaattttACAGTAATAtgcaataactcaaaaaacatcccatccatattagtatatcaaatatttcaaaaaaaaaattatagtaaaaatttttcatatacactgctataataaaatatttcaaaaataccccccaaaaatagctaaaccaaacggagcccttgttatttgagcccaatgggtacccaagtatttcccaagtattcccatcaattaatgggtacaattgggatttgtcccattttaaacccaatatcaaaatccaatacccatcccgcccaaagtccccatgggcattgggacttgggacaaattgccacctctacctAATATGGAATTCATACTTTGATGTGTGCTCTTTGTATGAGCTTTCCGATTAAGACCCAGAATGCTACCATAAGGCAGTttaatgggaaaaaaaaaatcaaatcattaCTGGGAAATGACCTGGGTAGTCAAGGATTTTACATCAGAGAATTAAATACCATTAAAATGCTAGAGCAACTTTTGATATGTTAGGGAAGTAAAGGAATCTAATTGCTACTACACAAGGATAATAAATTCTCTATCCATAGGTTGAATGCTGGGGTAAAAACTGGTGCTGCAAAGAACATGTATTATCTTCCTTTGTCAAAACTTATCTGCAATTCTTGAAAAAGCATCGCAAATCTTACTGAGAGCAGAACTTAGTATATCAGTGTGGGCCTTCTGCTGCTCTCTGTCTAACTGTGAGTTCATTCTTTGGGTTTCCAGTTGTGCATTTAGTACACGattgtttctttccaaaacCTTGATCAAGTGCTGACTGAGGTTGAAATCTTCACATTTATCCAAGGATAGTCTTCTTCTCTTCACATCCTCCTGAGAGACTCTTCTTGTCCAGAAATGTGGGCCTGGCTGTTTTCCTTTTGCTGGACCTAAGGGTCACAAGCTAGTTAAACAAATGCTAGACAACTGAAAAATTGTCATCATTGATTAACTAGACTAGATATACAAATTCTGACTAATATTACGAGTTCATAGTGACagcatgaattttttgaatatggAGAAATAAAGCATGTCATCCCTCTTCCGTGTGGTTAATAATAAATGACATAATGGGATGAAGATATCTAGGTTTACCTTGGTTGGAGTATGCCTGATGAAAGTGTTGACAATGCTTCTCTGCTTTAAGAGGCAATTGTTAGCATAACAGTTTCAAGGGAAAAGAACTATTTTCGTGTAAAGACTCACTCAGTGATTGAAAGCAAAACAGAAGATTTACTCGGAGAGATTCAATTTGCAGATCAGATTTTAACTTTATAAGCATGCTCTAGAGAAAGATAAGTCTAACAGTGACATATATAGTTGAATGAGCTAACCAAACCTATACTGTATATCTTTTGAAGGTGTAgaataataaataaaaggaagtGGGCGGCAGTTTTGAACAATCAACCAAGTTGGTTGCTTGCTGAAGTCTTGGATGAAAGGATACTTGAGCATGTATCAAACCTGATAGAGGCATTGGAGCAGGGGAATTGCTTCTTGGACTTTCTCTTGCAACTTGTACGTTTGGACCCCTGAAAATTTTCCCCTGAGCGCACTTCTCAAGATGTGAAATTAGAGTTTCTGGTCTGGCATGAGTACCACTATCAAAGACTACCCCCGTTTCTATCCCCCTGTTAACATCCTCTTCGTCCTCATCCTCAGTATCTGCTACACATGTCCCATCAGCCTCTCTTCCATCTACACTCATTCCCATTACAGCTTGATAGGAGTTTCCATTGAGGACAGCATAGACTTGTCTATCAAAGTGACCTGGAAGTTTCTTCTCCCGCCTCAAATCATTTCTCATCATCCAAAATGATTCACCTTCTTCTTTTACCTGTGACTCCCATgttcttattttcttgaagtcaCTAACAAGATTGCTCCATCGCTTTCGGCACTGGACCGGCCCTCTGTTCACCCCATGCAATCTGCAGTACGATGAGACAGAGTCCCATTTGGGTTCATGCTGACCTGTAACAAAGATAGAGCTGGATCTGCGGCCCTTCCTTCCTTGACTCTCTGCGATATTTTTCCCTTCAATGAGGATTAGTGTTTCTTGCTTGGTCCACCGAGGGTGTCTTGTTGATTTATTTTCGCTATTGGTCCTTTCAACAGCTTGGTGCTCTTCATCAAGTACACTAGCTGAGGAAGTGGCTTTTTCAAGCCTGTCATTTGGTCCAGGAGCCATGTACTTTTAACAGCTAGACTCAGGAAATACTGGACTGGTGCACAAGTTTTAGAGCCTAATTTCCCACGTTCTTCTTATATGTGTTTTTCCCATCTCTCGGCTATTGACTACAAAAACATGGGCTAATACTTCTTTAGAA
It contains:
- the LOC113764865 gene encoding magnesium protoporphyrin IX methyltransferase, chloroplastic-like, coding for MAFSSALFSPVSFTPNPTLNPTKPHRKSFTFAAIPPLSTATDVVSMAPTLDGTTVAVIGGGSVAALAAVLSLADPERRRRMQAEEVGGGDKEVVKEYFNNNGFQRWKKIYGDTDDVTKVQLDIRIGHSKTVENALKMLKDEGSLRGVTVCDAGCGTGSLAIPLAKEGAVVLASDISAAMVAEAQKQAEAELLKGKDEVSPAPVMPKFEVKDLESLDGKYDTVVCLDVLIHYPQSKADAMIAHLASLAKNRLILSFAPKTFYYDLLKRIGELFPGPSKATRAYLHAEADVERALQKVGWKIRKRGLVTTQFYFAKLVEAVPA
- the LOC113764864 gene encoding trihelix transcription factor ASR3-like; translated protein: MAPGPNDRLEKATSSASVLDEEHQAVERTNSENKSTRHPRWTKQETLILIEGKNIAESQGRKGRRSSSIFVTGQHEPKWDSVSSYCRLHGVNRGPVQCRKRWSNLVSDFKKIRTWESQVKEEGESFWMMRNDLRREKKLPGHFDRQVYAVLNGNSYQAVMGMSVDGREADGTCVADTEDEDEEDVNRGIETGVVFDSGTHARPETLISHLEKCAQGKIFRGPNVQVARESPRSNSPAPMPLSEKHCQHFHQAYSNQGPAKGKQPGPHFWTRRVSQEDVKRRRLSLDKCEDFNLSQHLIKVLERNNRVLNAQLETQRMNSQLDREQQKAHTDILSSALSKICDAFSRIADKF